A window from Bufo bufo chromosome 1, aBufBuf1.1, whole genome shotgun sequence encodes these proteins:
- the RNF223 gene encoding RING finger protein 223 isoform X1 yields MTEAAPKTGLSMDTVPEVWHTQMEQEENRPECSICFSSYDNIFKTPKVLHCSHTFCLECVARLVASLPPENKHDKIMCPFCRQPTEIPQQGVPGLQTSKEMLSNLPPHLQHEETVWIEGTKLCYKQEPQSNTNQSDTCICVDIGLTKKEEPPAPTPRTGLYRICCGCSDWKRLLLIAFMVVVLFCILLWPVQCILKTGNLRCTSESTPTKMPFSSVLLTQGLGAGH; encoded by the coding sequence GTCTATCCATGGATACCGTTCCGGAAGTCTGGCATACACAGATGGAGCAAGAGGAGAATCGACCAGAGTGCTCCATCTGTTTCAGCAGCTATGACAACATTTTCAAGACACCAAAAGTTCTGCATTGTTCACACACCTTCTGTCTGGAGTGTGTAGCTAGATTAGTGGCCTCCCTACCACCAGAAAACAAACATGACAAGATCATGTGCCCCTTCTGCAGGCAACCCACAGAAATCCCACAGCAGGGTGTTCCAGGACTACAAACAAGCAAGGAGATGCTGTCTAACCTACCTCCTCATTTACAGCACGAAGAGACTGTTTGGATTGAGGGGACGAAACTATGTTATAAACAGGAGCCACAGTCCAATACCAACCAATCAGACACGTGCATTTGCGTTGACATTGGGTTGACTAAAAAAGAGGAGCCACCAGCGCCAACCCCACGGACTGGACTGTATAGAATTTGTTGTGGGTGTAGTGACTGGAAAAGACTCTTACTAATTGCCTTCATGGTGGTCGTATTGTTCTGCATCCTTCTATGGCCAGTTCAGTGCATCTTGAAAACCGGAAACCTACGTTGTACCTCCGAATCCACACCCACCAAGATGCCTTTCTCTTCTGTACTCTTAACACAAGGCTTGGGGGCAGGACACTAA
- the RNF223 gene encoding RING finger protein 223 isoform X2, with product MGLSMDTVPEVWHTQMEQEENRPECSICFSSYDNIFKTPKVLHCSHTFCLECVARLVASLPPENKHDKIMCPFCRQPTEIPQQGVPGLQTSKEMLSNLPPHLQHEETVWIEGTKLCYKQEPQSNTNQSDTCICVDIGLTKKEEPPAPTPRTGLYRICCGCSDWKRLLLIAFMVVVLFCILLWPVQCILKTGNLRCTSESTPTKMPFSSVLLTQGLGAGH from the coding sequence GTCTATCCATGGATACCGTTCCGGAAGTCTGGCATACACAGATGGAGCAAGAGGAGAATCGACCAGAGTGCTCCATCTGTTTCAGCAGCTATGACAACATTTTCAAGACACCAAAAGTTCTGCATTGTTCACACACCTTCTGTCTGGAGTGTGTAGCTAGATTAGTGGCCTCCCTACCACCAGAAAACAAACATGACAAGATCATGTGCCCCTTCTGCAGGCAACCCACAGAAATCCCACAGCAGGGTGTTCCAGGACTACAAACAAGCAAGGAGATGCTGTCTAACCTACCTCCTCATTTACAGCACGAAGAGACTGTTTGGATTGAGGGGACGAAACTATGTTATAAACAGGAGCCACAGTCCAATACCAACCAATCAGACACGTGCATTTGCGTTGACATTGGGTTGACTAAAAAAGAGGAGCCACCAGCGCCAACCCCACGGACTGGACTGTATAGAATTTGTTGTGGGTGTAGTGACTGGAAAAGACTCTTACTAATTGCCTTCATGGTGGTCGTATTGTTCTGCATCCTTCTATGGCCAGTTCAGTGCATCTTGAAAACCGGAAACCTACGTTGTACCTCCGAATCCACACCCACCAAGATGCCTTTCTCTTCTGTACTCTTAACACAAGGCTTGGGGGCAGGACACTAA
- the RNF223 gene encoding RING finger protein 223 isoform X3: MDTVPEVWHTQMEQEENRPECSICFSSYDNIFKTPKVLHCSHTFCLECVARLVASLPPENKHDKIMCPFCRQPTEIPQQGVPGLQTSKEMLSNLPPHLQHEETVWIEGTKLCYKQEPQSNTNQSDTCICVDIGLTKKEEPPAPTPRTGLYRICCGCSDWKRLLLIAFMVVVLFCILLWPVQCILKTGNLRCTSESTPTKMPFSSVLLTQGLGAGH, encoded by the coding sequence ATGGATACCGTTCCGGAAGTCTGGCATACACAGATGGAGCAAGAGGAGAATCGACCAGAGTGCTCCATCTGTTTCAGCAGCTATGACAACATTTTCAAGACACCAAAAGTTCTGCATTGTTCACACACCTTCTGTCTGGAGTGTGTAGCTAGATTAGTGGCCTCCCTACCACCAGAAAACAAACATGACAAGATCATGTGCCCCTTCTGCAGGCAACCCACAGAAATCCCACAGCAGGGTGTTCCAGGACTACAAACAAGCAAGGAGATGCTGTCTAACCTACCTCCTCATTTACAGCACGAAGAGACTGTTTGGATTGAGGGGACGAAACTATGTTATAAACAGGAGCCACAGTCCAATACCAACCAATCAGACACGTGCATTTGCGTTGACATTGGGTTGACTAAAAAAGAGGAGCCACCAGCGCCAACCCCACGGACTGGACTGTATAGAATTTGTTGTGGGTGTAGTGACTGGAAAAGACTCTTACTAATTGCCTTCATGGTGGTCGTATTGTTCTGCATCCTTCTATGGCCAGTTCAGTGCATCTTGAAAACCGGAAACCTACGTTGTACCTCCGAATCCACACCCACCAAGATGCCTTTCTCTTCTGTACTCTTAACACAAGGCTTGGGGGCAGGACACTAA